In Saccharomyces paradoxus chromosome XVI, complete sequence, the genomic stretch AGTATATAAATCATCAATAAtcaagagaaagaagaagaaaagaaccatttcaaaaattatgtATGTAACCGGGAATAATAAACCTAATCCCACCGGAATTTCATATACTATCACCggcttgaaaaaagaaagagaaaaaaataatctAGCGCCGCTCGGTTTCGATCCGAGGACATCAGGGTTATGAGCCCTGCGCGCTTCCACTGCGCCACGGCGCTGCCAAATCATATGAATTTATTGCCTACCAGTAATTGTCATTAAAGAtgtttttctctttctatATATCCAATTTATTGTATTTTAGTTCCGTTAAATATATCATTCATAGATATCTCGCTTGTGATCACTGCTTTGGTGGCAAAATCTTGGTTCGTTCCAGATATAGCCAACAATTACTCTTTTAGGTAATCTATTGTGTTTTACCTACAATATGGTCGTTACCGTTCAAGAAGGCTATTCCGTTTCAACTGTGGGAGTAAATTAATCGGTTGATTACTTCACTAGACTTGGACGTACGTTTGTCAACCCCTATAGCAAACTGTGGAAGCAATATTGATTGCCTAAGACAACAACTTATATAAACGAGTGGAACTTGGAACGCAACAATTgataaagataaaatactAATCTTGATTTTCTCATCATAACATTCCGCCGTCTTTTACCAAACATGCATTAATTTGACGGCCTTCTGCATATAACACCATACAATGCTAAAGCTGGGCATGCTGTTTTGACAGGACCCTATCCCTAGCAAGCTAAcatgaaataaaaacaaacgTCATCACCTCACACGGATAGACGACAAAAATGCAATCCCTGACCCACCAATGTTTGTCATAATTTAGCTATCAAAACTGATAACCCCACCTCTATTTCTACTGGCTCTTCGCTTTTTCGATGCCGCACCGTGACCCGCGATCTCCCGCCATATGATTGCTCCTTCCATTAAcagtttttttctattcCCTTCAAGGAGCCGAGACACCGCGAAAATATCGGCTAGCCGACTGTCTCTAGCTCCTGCCCTTCACAAAGCACGGTGCTGCTAATGGCAATCAACAGCGCACCGCCGCTCgctgaatttttcacttaGCGGTAGCCGCCGAGGGgtcaaaagaatatataaacaGAGCTTTCAACTCTCTTTCTGTCACAATCTAGGACTGTCTCCCTTCTCTTGGCTTCTGTAtctcttttcaaaggtAGCAGAAACAATAACTACTACATCAATAACAATATCacattatcaaaaatggaaactGGTCCTCATTACAACTACTACAAAAACCGCGAATTATCCATCATTCTGGCTCCATTCAGCGGTGGTCAGGGTAAGCTCGGTGTCGAGAAGGGTCCTAAATACATGCTCAAGCATGGTCTGCAAACAAGCATAGAGGAGTTAGGCTGGTCTACGGAGTTGGAGCCCTCCATGGACGAGGCGCAATTTGTAGGAAAGTTAAAAATGGAGAAGGACTCCACCACTGGGGGCTCCTCTGTTATGACGAACGGTATCAAGGCCAAGAGAGCTGATTTGGTTGGCGAAGCCACTAAGCTGGTCTACAACTCCGTGTCGAAAGTAGTCCAGGCGGACAGATTTCCCTTGACCTTGGGTGGTGATCATTCAATTGCCATAGGTACTGTGTCCGCGGTTTTGGACAAATACCCCGATGCTGGCCTTCTATGGATAGACGCTCACGCCGATATAAACACCATAGAAAGTACACCCTCTGGAAACTTGCACGGTTGTCCTGTGTCATTCCTAATGGGCCTAAACAAAGACGTTCCACATTGTCCCGAGTCCCTTAAATGGGTTCCAGGCAACTTAAGCCCAAAGAAAATCGCGTATATTGGGTTGAGAGATGTTGACGcaggagaaaaaaaaatcttgaaagaGTTAGGTATCGCTGCCTTTTCAATGTACCATGTCGACAAGTACGGCATCAACGCTGTCATTGAAATGGCCATGAAAGCCGTGCACCCAGATACAAACGGTGAAGGTCCCATTATGTGCTCATATGACGTCGATGGTGTAGACCCATTATACATTCCTGCTACAGGTACTCCAGTGAGAGGTGGGCTGACTTTAAGAGAGGGTCTTTTCTTAGTAGAAAGATTGGCAGAATCCGGCAATTTAATTGCTCTAGACATCGTTGAATGTAACCCTGACCTGGCTATTCATGATATTCATGTCTCGAACACCATCTCTGCAGGTTGCGCCATTGCCAGATGTGCATTGGGTGAAACCTTATTGTAGTTTAAATCATCATCcattattttatcaaaataagcattcttttttattttagtTAAGCACATGCATACATAAAATTacgaataaaaataaatgaaaaaaaaaaactactATATTCCGTTacttttcatatttttttggttaaCCCACGTCTAATTGCCAATACACTATCTACGATAACGGCATCTACACCTGCTTCAATTTGAATACTGGCATTTTCCGGGTCATTGTTGTCCACGCCGTAAGTGACACATACCAGCCCATTTGACTTAACCACTTGTACCAACCGTGGCGCCTTTAAAATAGGTGCTGCAGCTGATACAATACCCAATAAATTCCACTTCTTAGCAAATCTTATACCGTTTTGCAACGATGACGCTCTCAAATCAGCCATCTGCTCACTTCCACCTTCCGTCAGAAACAATATTGGAATTACCGGTTGCTTTAACGAAAGCATGATGCAAATATCAGGATGAAATGACgagaaaataatatccCTACCATTTGCATGATCAAAAACTACTTTTAGTACAGTGTCCACCCAATGGTTCATTTCCATCATTATTTGCCCCAACTCCTCCTCTTCGGCTTCGTCAAGCATTGGAAATTTACATTCTATGTTAAACCCAACATTGGCCGggattttcttgaatagTTCTTTCAAGGTAACAAATGACGAAGCTATTGAATGTCCCCTAGCATTCCCCTTGAAATTGTTCTTCTTAAACGTCTTGGTTAGCCTCATTCGATTGTTAGACCAATGAAAATTGTTAGACCTCCCCTCTGGGTCAACGTCATGTAGATCCCAGGCTTTCCTTAATGTACTGACGTCAGAATCATCTACCGAGCGCCCTCtatatttttgtaatgCTGTCTCCTCCCCATTTATATGGCGGGATGGGTGACCTGCTCCGCGTTGGATGTGCTCTTTATTGGCATTGTTCAAATCTAAAAACTGCTCCAGCGTCAATTCATGCATGGGGATATCAACACCTGTTTCAGCTACTAGGAAATCATGATAAACTACTGGTACGTTATCCTTCGTCAACTGAACATCAAACTCTACATACGATGCTCCCAATGAAGCTGCCATGATGAAAGACTCGACTGTGTTCTCTCCAAGTTGCAACGATTTATTAGGGTTATTTTTACCCAGGCCTCTATGTCCTATAACACGCGTGGACACTAGAGACTTCCAGTACGTTTCTGTCCTTTCCGAGGGCAGTTCTGGATGTTCGAATGGCGTTATgataatatattcaaatttcaaTGTCCCAAGTATCTCCAGCGTATGATTAGCAATGATAGGGACCGTCACACTACCATTCAATATGCTTCTATTGACTCCCACTGAACTGTATGACTTATTTAACATTGAAACTCCTCTCCCCATTACGTGgttattaatatttttttggcagGATATTTTATTATGAGGATCCAACGAACGTGTTCCATATGTTGGCACGATATCAAAATATAATGTGTGTGAATAATCAACTTTGAAAGGTACCTTGAAGTCTACTGCATCTACATTATCCTCCAATGGTAAATCTAGAATTACAGACGACCTATCAATTGAATCAGTGCATGAAACTACTAGTGATAAAGCACAATCTGTTTCCAAGCCAACAACATTTGCCAGTGCTTCTTGGCTCAACGAAATTGAAGGgcttttgtttcttgtaTCGTTG encodes the following:
- the CAR1 gene encoding arginase (Arginase, catabolizes arginine to ornithine and urea~similar to YPL111W); the encoded protein is METGPHYNYYKNRELSIILAPFSGGQGKLGVEKGPKYMLKHGLQTSIEELGWSTELEPSMDEAQFVGKLKMEKDSTTGGSSVMTNGIKAKRADLVGEATKLVYNSVSKVVQADRFPLTLGGDHSIAIGTVSAVLDKYPDAGLLWIDAHADINTIESTPSGNLHGCPVSFLMGLNKDVPHCPESLKWVPGNLSPKKIAYIGLRDVDAGEKKILKELGIAAFSMYHVDKYGINAVIEMAMKAVHPDTNGEGPIMCSYDVDGVDPLYIPATGTPVRGGLTLREGLFLVERLAESGNLIALDIVECNPDLAIHDIHVSNTISAGCAIARCALGETLL